Within the Marasmius oreades isolate 03SP1 chromosome 10, whole genome shotgun sequence genome, the region atcctcatcctgtTTGGAAGCTGAGCCGCTTCAATTTGTATCTTTCAGGATGCAAACACCAGTCTTCTCGCTTTACCAGGTACCAACAATAGTTAGCGCTGCCATATATCTCACCACACGCCATCTCAAAATCTCCTTACCATCCAAATCCCCTCATGGTTGGTGGGAACTCTTTGACGCCGAGTGGGAGGACCTGTGGAGTGTTTGTGGGTATATCATGAGGCTGTACAGAGAACGGAAGGAAGAGGATAGGAAAAGGGTTGTAACCATGATAGCTAAACAAGGTGTACGGAAATGGTTGGAGGAGAATCCTCCAGAAAGCGGTCCGATACCAAAATGACGAATGTATCCCGTTCAACTCGTTATTCGTTGCGGTACCCGCACGGGAGCACGAATCTTGGCTCTAAGTTGTTAAGGAATGGGGTCATTGGGTCGTTCTACACTGTGACATGTTGATCGAACGACGCATCCGGGAGGGCCACTGTATAGCCGAAATGAAAGGGATTATTCGGCACGTTTGCGAATGAAAGGGTTGTTTCTCTACTAGGGTACAGAAGAATTTCTGAGTGGTAATTATAATATAACATGCATGACTATGATGAGGTTGAAATTCATACCAAATTAATGCTATTATGGAGATTTCTATAGCATAACTCAAGACAGCTCAAGAGCCGTGACTTGAGCCAAATTTGGTGCTGTTCCACGATGAGCCAACCGCAGTCGCCTCCTACAGACCTTGAAACTGTCCTTACCACAGAAATAAAGTATGTACAAACCCAAGTGCTAGTTACTTCAGTGCTGATCGCCAACAGGGAGTGGCACTTTCGTGAGTAATGACTCTCAAGGGTCTCCAGTCTCGATTTATCAACCGCGGTCGTAATGGCTGACAGTAACGTACCTCCCCAAGATATCTATTTTCATCAGAAAAATTCAGCGGAGCACCACGAAGCCTTGATATTGCGAGATGCTGTTTTAAAGTTGAGGCGGAATGGCGCGTTCGTGGCGGTTCCTCTTTTTCGGGTGAATATTGAACCAATGGGTCCGCATCCTATCGGTCAGTCTCTCTTGGGTTACCAAGTTCAGCGTTTGAGTAAATTGATTACAGGTTCATACGAGATTTGGGCTCCTGCCGAGACATTCTCTTCCGTTTTCTCATATCTTTGCATGAACAGAGGAAATTTGAGGTGGTCCTTCTCGCTTTTGGACGTGACGGCAATTCTAACGCGTTGTATCCAGTATTCTCGTCCACCCTCTGACAGAGCATGCTGTGAGTCTTAAGTACATCGGTCAGTTCTGTGGCTTACTGACACATTGTTCGCAGCGAGCGTAAGTCCGTATCGGATTTCCCATCCTAAGCCAGATATATTAAATTCATATCCATAGAGATCACGAAATCCACAGCGCCTGGATTGGTCCCCCAATCCCGTTAGATCTTTCCACATTACCGGTGCGGGAGGATAAAATCCCGTTGCAATATCCAAGTCTTAGTGAGTCTCTGCTTTACATATTTATGTGAGCGTGTAACCAACGTTGTTCGGTTTAGAACTTGGGTATTCCGCATCACGCGCCTTATCAATCGAGGACCGTCAGCGACTGGGTGCGAATGTAGAGAACACTCTGTTGAAACATGAGCCAGAAGCAGCCAGGGCGCCGACTAATTGATTAGGTGACTTTCTAGTTTATTCACGTCGACGTCGGAGTGACAGACGTTTCAGGAATCGTATCTGTGGTTCGCAATGCATGTATGCATGCCCGAGGAATGGAAAGCGGTTTGATAGCTATTTATTACTCTCACTTATAATGTAAATATCTCCTGCGGAATACAAGGCGCAGACAAAGAAATGAAAAAAAAGCCCCAAAAACCATTTAACTTCGCCCGGCACGAGCTAATCCTTAATCACTTAAAATGGCTTGTACTACATTGCTAACCCTTAATTGTCGTAAGTCGGTATAAGTCTAGACACGAAATAAGAATCAGTCGTGTTTTGCATACAGATCCTAGGACACTGACCTGACCACAACCAACGAAGATGATGGGCTGTCCTGTCACGTATGTCATCGAGAGCGCAGCTCCGACCTACATGACAATGTTAGGCATCGTTTGTTAGTCATTATCATCAAAAGCTCGCCTTATCATCCACAGTATCCCACTTCGTGACTAACATGCCGTCTattcctctttcctttccagATCCCGAAGTTGCAGAAAAGTCGCGGAGAGCACGATCAAATTTGGTCAACTGATCAACCGCTTCATTCCCAACAAGGGCTTC harbors:
- a CDS encoding uncharacterized protein (antiSMASH:Cluster_10.2) encodes the protein MADSNVPPQDIYFHQKNSAEHHEALILRDAVLKLRRNGAFVAVPLFRVNIEPMGPHPIGSYEIWAPAETFSSVFSYLCMNRGNLSILVHPLTEHARADHEIHSAWIGPPIPLDLSTLPVREDKIPLQYPSLKLGYSASRALSIEDRQRLGANVENTLLKHEPEAARAPTN